From the genome of Acetobacteroides hydrogenigenes, one region includes:
- a CDS encoding nucleotide-binding protein — protein MTEITILSGKGGTGKTSLSAAFATIHSNLVVADCDVDAANLHLILQPQNQLEANFVTGHKAIIDYGKCTSCGLCVGYCRFDALAFQGNRVVVSETSCDGCKLCSRVCPSRAITMEPSNKSRWYAGSYRNGLMVHARLAPGEENSGKLVNVVREHAKKVAQEQGVETIIIDGPPGTGCPVISSVTGVKKAVIVTEPTNSGFHDMKRILELTANFKVKSYVVINKYDLNDELAVAIEQWCASAGIPVIGKIPFSPLVVQAMVSCKSITEFAPDSEVSHEIVNIWNQINTTEA, from the coding sequence ATGACCGAAATTACCATTCTAAGCGGCAAAGGCGGAACCGGCAAAACAAGCCTCAGTGCGGCTTTTGCAACCATACATAGCAACTTGGTCGTAGCCGATTGCGATGTAGATGCTGCCAACCTGCATCTTATCCTTCAACCCCAAAACCAGCTCGAAGCCAACTTTGTAACTGGGCATAAGGCTATAATCGATTATGGCAAATGTACCAGCTGCGGTCTTTGTGTTGGCTACTGTCGATTCGATGCTTTGGCATTTCAGGGCAATCGGGTAGTTGTATCCGAAACATCATGCGATGGTTGCAAGCTCTGCTCTCGCGTTTGCCCGTCGCGTGCAATAACAATGGAGCCAAGCAATAAGAGCCGATGGTATGCTGGTAGCTATCGCAATGGTCTAATGGTACATGCAAGGCTTGCCCCAGGCGAAGAGAACTCGGGGAAACTGGTAAATGTAGTACGCGAACATGCTAAAAAAGTAGCCCAAGAACAGGGTGTCGAAACTATCATTATTGATGGACCTCCAGGAACGGGATGCCCTGTCATTTCGTCTGTTACAGGGGTGAAAAAAGCTGTTATTGTTACCGAACCAACCAACTCAGGATTTCACGATATGAAGCGAATCCTGGAGCTAACGGCAAACTTCAAGGTAAAATCGTATGTGGTTATCAACAAGTACGATTTAAACGACGAACTTGCTGTAGCTATCGAGCAATGGTGCGCATCAGCGGGGATTCCCGTTATAGGTAAAATTCCGTTTTCTCCGCTGGTAGTTCAGGCTATGGTTAGCTGTAAAAGCATTACAGAATTTGCCCCCGATTCGGAGGTGAGCCACGAAATTGTAAATATCTGGAACCAAATAAATACTACTGAAGCATGA
- a CDS encoding radical SAM protein → MISFGPVPSRRLGESLGINNIPSRKVCSYACIYCQVGRTYKHSINREPFYSPEVLLSEVKKHLSALKEEDRPDYLTLVSNGEPTLDINLGDSILKLKELGIPIAVITNASLLTDPQVRDELCLANWVSVKVDAGSETVWKAINRPCVGLHFNDHIEGILKFASQFKGTLATETMLVSGVNDSPEMVQQAASIVEKINPDVAYISIPTRPPTVQSVHAPSELTVSEAFHIYKDRGLNVELLLGFEGTNFGNTGNIIEDIVNISTVHPIREDAMLELLKKNGADTAILNELLQIKYIKKVQYKSDTYYIRYFHL, encoded by the coding sequence ATGATAAGCTTTGGACCAGTACCATCGCGTAGGCTAGGGGAAAGCCTTGGGATAAACAACATCCCATCGCGCAAGGTATGCTCGTATGCCTGCATATACTGTCAGGTAGGTCGAACCTATAAGCATTCCATCAACCGCGAGCCGTTTTACTCTCCAGAGGTTCTTTTATCCGAGGTGAAAAAGCATCTATCGGCTCTTAAGGAAGAGGACAGACCCGATTACTTGACGCTTGTATCCAACGGAGAGCCTACGCTAGACATTAACCTTGGCGATTCTATCCTTAAACTAAAGGAATTAGGTATTCCAATTGCCGTTATTACGAATGCCTCCCTTTTAACAGATCCACAGGTGAGAGATGAGCTTTGCCTAGCCAACTGGGTATCCGTTAAGGTGGATGCTGGCAGCGAAACGGTATGGAAGGCCATTAACCGACCCTGTGTTGGATTGCATTTCAACGATCATATAGAAGGCATTTTAAAATTTGCATCTCAATTTAAGGGAACGCTTGCAACCGAAACCATGCTGGTTAGCGGAGTAAACGATAGCCCTGAAATGGTACAGCAAGCAGCCTCAATTGTCGAAAAGATAAATCCTGATGTTGCCTACATCTCTATCCCAACGCGTCCTCCTACCGTGCAATCGGTTCATGCACCATCTGAGTTAACCGTAAGCGAAGCGTTCCATATTTACAAGGATAGGGGGCTTAACGTGGAGCTGCTCCTAGGCTTCGAAGGCACCAACTTCGGCAATACAGGCAATATCATCGAGGATATCGTAAACATCTCAACGGTACACCCTATTCGCGAGGATGCTATGCTGGAGCTGCTGAAAAAGAATGGTGCGGATACTGCCATTCTTAACGAGTTGCTGCAAATAAAGTACATAAAAAAGGTGCAGTATAAGTCTGACACCTACTACATAAGATATTTTCATCTCTAA
- a CDS encoding Mrp/NBP35 family ATP-binding protein: MNQQIEKKKLPNIKNIIIVASGKGGVGKSTVAAGVAMSLAGEGYKTGLLDADIFGPSVPLLFDLQDAKPEVEVRDGKQCLMPFEKYGIKLMSIGFFIDTKQAVVWRGPRVSSGISQLLSDTYWGELDYLVIDTPPGTGDVHITLLQNFETSGAVVVTTPQQMALADVKKAVDMFNDPQIGTPIFGIVENMAWFSPTAHPEEKYFLFGKGGGQSLANEFNLPLVAQIPFNEKMGESCDAGKMAELLTDKSIKAAFNQLFNGIISK; this comes from the coding sequence ATGAATCAACAAATCGAGAAAAAGAAGCTACCCAATATCAAGAATATTATCATTGTAGCTTCGGGTAAGGGTGGCGTAGGTAAATCTACGGTCGCCGCTGGTGTTGCCATGTCGCTGGCTGGTGAAGGCTATAAAACAGGACTGCTGGATGCCGATATTTTTGGCCCATCAGTACCGCTGCTATTCGATCTTCAGGATGCAAAGCCCGAGGTTGAGGTTCGCGATGGCAAACAGTGCCTTATGCCATTCGAAAAGTATGGCATTAAGCTGATGTCGATAGGTTTCTTTATCGACACCAAGCAGGCTGTAGTTTGGCGTGGTCCCCGTGTTTCGAGTGGTATTTCTCAGCTACTTTCCGATACCTATTGGGGTGAACTCGACTATCTCGTTATCGATACCCCTCCTGGTACCGGCGATGTACACATCACCCTTCTTCAGAACTTCGAAACATCGGGAGCCGTTGTGGTAACCACTCCACAGCAAATGGCTTTGGCAGATGTTAAGAAGGCTGTAGATATGTTTAACGACCCTCAAATTGGAACTCCAATCTTCGGAATTGTCGAAAATATGGCATGGTTTAGCCCAACCGCTCATCCCGAAGAGAAGTACTTCCTTTTTGGTAAAGGTGGCGGACAAAGCTTGGCCAACGAGTTTAACCTCCCGCTTGTGGCTCAAATTCCATTTAACGAGAAGATGGGAGAAAGCTGCGATGCTGGTAAGATGGCTGAACTTCTTACAGACAAGTCTATTAAGGCTGCGTTTAACCAGCTGTTCAATGGCATCATTTCAAAATAG
- a CDS encoding acyl-CoA thioesterase, giving the protein MIEHEYTFRVMYPDTDRMGTVHHSNYAKYYETARWELFRSLGISYQSVEEAGYMLPVIRMNFRFIKTTRYDEQLRVKTTLKAIKGVRLWFTYKLYNEQNELINEAETELAFVEADTWKPCLAPTFVVDAINDKIKTLWVN; this is encoded by the coding sequence ATGATTGAGCACGAGTATACCTTTAGGGTGATGTACCCCGATACCGATCGCATGGGTACCGTTCACCATTCCAACTACGCTAAGTACTACGAAACTGCCCGTTGGGAGCTTTTTCGCAGCCTTGGCATTTCCTACCAATCGGTTGAAGAGGCTGGCTACATGCTTCCCGTCATTCGAATGAATTTTAGGTTTATAAAAACTACCCGTTACGACGAGCAGCTCCGTGTAAAAACAACCCTCAAGGCTATTAAGGGGGTGCGGTTGTGGTTTACCTACAAGTTATACAACGAGCAGAATGAGCTCATCAACGAGGCAGAAACGGAGCTGGCTTTTGTTGAGGCTGATACATGGAAGCCTTGTCTTGCTCCAACATTTGTTGTGGATGCTATTAATGACAAAATTAAAACTTTGTGGGTTAATTAA
- a CDS encoding ZIP family metal transporter, with amino-acid sequence MVGYILIAVLFGNIGSVMLASLLLRIGSHKLQQLTKHINAFAGGTLLGAAFIGMLPNAVKLGGFQVSYAILGGILFFFLIEKVMLWRICADEHCDRHSKAGALMLMVGDSFHNFLDGIVIAAAFLHSSSFGVVVALSVFAHEIPQEVADFGVMIKSGFSKRKAVFYNLFSGFTAIIGALLAWYWGVYTQMAMPFILAVSAAGFIYIALADLIPELHRRSSFGQSFTQFLLLLAGISVIVVSILTKP; translated from the coding sequence ATGGTTGGATATATCCTGATAGCAGTATTGTTCGGTAATATTGGTAGCGTAATGCTTGCATCTCTTTTGCTCAGAATAGGTTCCCATAAGCTGCAGCAGCTCACAAAGCACATCAACGCTTTTGCAGGAGGTACGCTTCTTGGTGCCGCATTTATCGGGATGCTTCCCAATGCTGTAAAACTGGGCGGCTTTCAGGTTTCATATGCAATTCTAGGCGGTATTCTTTTTTTCTTCCTTATCGAAAAAGTAATGCTTTGGCGTATCTGTGCCGATGAGCATTGCGACCGTCATAGCAAGGCTGGGGCCTTAATGCTAATGGTTGGCGACTCTTTTCATAACTTCCTCGATGGCATTGTCATTGCTGCTGCCTTCCTTCATTCATCGTCATTTGGGGTTGTTGTGGCTCTGTCTGTTTTCGCTCACGAAATACCGCAGGAGGTTGCCGACTTTGGAGTGATGATAAAGTCAGGGTTTTCCAAAAGGAAGGCCGTATTCTACAACCTTTTTTCAGGATTTACCGCAATTATAGGTGCACTTCTAGCTTGGTATTGGGGTGTATACACTCAAATGGCCATGCCTTTTATTTTAGCAGTATCAGCAGCTGGGTTTATTTACATTGCTCTAGCAGACTTAATCCCAGAGCTGCATCGAAGATCTTCTTTTGGTCAATCTTTTACGCAGTTTTTGCTTCTCCTTGCTGGGATTTCTGTTATAGTAGTATCCATTTTAACTAAGCCATAA
- a CDS encoding 4Fe-4S dicluster domain-containing protein, producing MNLLQELKKDIRYIEGLNACINCGTCTAICPAAVFNDYDPRNIVDTVQCASESDIRDLLTSDTIWYCGECLSCKTRCPRGNTPGYIVQALRALSIESGLFVESEQGQKQLAIKRTVGDHILKHGYCVYIDEVNTEMYPEQGPVWDWLQENREQVLERLGTSYQKLQSGTLRLTSEESLNDLKRIFDETGATQRFEKIEAYSEHVANKLGLEFSGGKDAYFGYQYNGNEDA from the coding sequence ATGAACCTACTCCAAGAGCTTAAAAAAGATATCCGCTACATAGAAGGGCTGAATGCCTGCATCAACTGCGGAACCTGCACCGCCATTTGTCCGGCTGCTGTCTTTAACGACTACGATCCCCGCAATATTGTAGATACGGTTCAATGCGCAAGCGAGAGTGATATCAGAGACCTCCTCACAAGCGATACCATCTGGTACTGCGGCGAATGCCTATCGTGCAAGACACGCTGTCCACGAGGCAATACTCCCGGGTACATCGTTCAGGCACTACGGGCGCTCTCCATCGAATCGGGACTCTTTGTCGAAAGCGAGCAGGGGCAAAAGCAGCTAGCTATTAAGCGGACTGTGGGCGACCATATACTTAAGCATGGCTACTGCGTTTACATCGACGAGGTGAATACTGAAATGTACCCCGAACAGGGTCCCGTTTGGGATTGGCTTCAGGAAAACCGCGAACAGGTGCTCGAACGGCTTGGCACCAGCTACCAAAAGCTGCAGAGCGGAACGCTACGCCTAACCTCCGAAGAATCGTTAAACGACCTTAAGCGCATTTTCGATGAAACGGGTGCCACCCAACGATTCGAGAAAATTGAGGCTTACTCGGAGCATGTTGCCAATAAGCTGGGCTTAGAATTTAGCGGAGGTAAGGATGCCTACTTCGGCTATCAGTACAACGGCAATGAAGATGCATAG
- the cobO gene encoding cob(I)yrinic acid a,c-diamide adenosyltransferase, which translates to MKGYIQVYTGDGKGKTTAAFGLALRAVGAGKKVFIAQFIKGKPYSEIDAVNKYIPKITVKQYGLDCFIYTQPTAADITVARTGLAEVAEIVAAEKYDVVVLDEICIALYYNIFSVPEVVKILATKPEQTEIIVTGRYAPNEIIAVADLVTEMREVKHYYTKGVEARKGIEF; encoded by the coding sequence ATGAAAGGTTACATTCAAGTTTACACCGGTGATGGTAAGGGTAAAACAACCGCAGCCTTTGGCTTGGCGCTTCGTGCAGTAGGCGCAGGGAAAAAGGTATTTATTGCCCAGTTCATAAAAGGAAAACCTTACTCCGAAATCGATGCCGTTAACAAGTATATTCCAAAAATAACCGTCAAGCAGTATGGGCTAGACTGCTTTATCTACACCCAGCCAACCGCAGCCGATATTACAGTTGCACGTACAGGGTTGGCAGAGGTTGCCGAAATTGTTGCAGCCGAGAAGTACGATGTTGTGGTGCTCGATGAAATATGCATCGCCCTATACTATAACATATTTTCGGTTCCCGAAGTGGTGAAGATTCTCGCCACCAAACCCGAGCAAACCGAAATCATCGTAACGGGCCGATATGCCCCCAACGAAATCATTGCTGTTGCCGATTTGGTTACCGAAATGCGCGAGGTAAAGCACTACTATACCAAAGGTGTTGAGGCTCGTAAAGGAATAGAATTCTAA
- a CDS encoding heterodisulfide reductase-related iron-sulfur binding cluster, with translation MEYNRKESWVEAQKDIAGDRYYFARSCIRQNFFPAAEGVFLKIIKDILGKDIYDDPNQTTCTGIAYHSGIIPFETIMTVVGRQFALMTEAGYENFVCSCVTSFGIYTEVLETWKHFPEKEEEARQALLRATGRTFQIPKNLVHSSDLIYKFRKEIAAKAKYRLVDGQTGEPLKVVDHVGCHYAKIFPEKGVGGAEFPQVLVGLVDEWGGAQIDYPERRHCCGFGFRQYLLKSNRGYSVSNSKLKFDSMEPFHPDFILTNCPGCNYFLDRWQYVISEMEGKVYGANGYGIPALSHEELAGLVLGFDPWDLGLQLHQVAVEPLLDKMDVAYNPFDKYKGVNGQVLSTPASPSILRLC, from the coding sequence ATGGAATACAATAGAAAAGAATCGTGGGTTGAAGCCCAAAAGGATATAGCTGGCGATAGGTACTACTTCGCCCGAAGCTGTATTCGTCAGAATTTCTTTCCTGCTGCCGAAGGTGTTTTTCTAAAAATCATTAAAGATATTCTTGGCAAAGATATCTACGATGACCCTAACCAAACTACCTGTACCGGCATTGCCTACCATTCGGGGATAATCCCTTTCGAAACGATAATGACGGTGGTAGGTCGCCAGTTTGCCCTTATGACCGAGGCAGGTTACGAGAACTTTGTTTGCTCGTGCGTTACCTCGTTCGGCATCTACACCGAGGTGCTCGAAACCTGGAAGCACTTTCCCGAAAAGGAGGAAGAAGCGCGCCAAGCACTGCTCCGTGCAACCGGAAGAACCTTCCAAATACCCAAGAACTTGGTGCACTCTAGCGACCTCATCTACAAGTTTAGGAAGGAGATTGCTGCGAAAGCCAAGTATCGATTGGTTGATGGTCAAACAGGAGAACCCTTGAAGGTGGTAGACCATGTGGGCTGTCACTACGCCAAGATATTCCCAGAGAAGGGCGTTGGTGGTGCCGAATTTCCACAAGTTCTGGTAGGTCTTGTTGATGAGTGGGGGGGGGCGCAGATCGACTATCCCGAGCGCCGCCACTGCTGCGGTTTTGGCTTTAGGCAGTACCTCCTAAAGTCGAATCGGGGATACTCGGTTAGCAATTCCAAATTAAAGTTCGATTCCATGGAGCCATTTCATCCCGACTTTATCCTTACCAACTGTCCAGGTTGCAACTACTTCCTCGATCGCTGGCAGTATGTCATTTCCGAAATGGAGGGTAAGGTATACGGTGCCAATGGTTATGGCATTCCAGCTTTAAGCCACGAGGAGTTGGCGGGTTTGGTACTCGGCTTCGATCCTTGGGATTTGGGACTTCAGCTACATCAGGTTGCGGTAGAGCCTCTGCTTGATAAGATGGACGTTGCATACAACCCTTTCGATAAGTACAAAGGAGTAAACGGGCAGGTGCTAAGCACTCCCGCAAGCCCCAGCATCCTTAGGCTTTGCTAG
- a CDS encoding Fic family protein: protein MGQIEPNYVLDNLPPKREKVETIPILRQVNRATAALAELKGIAKTIPNQAMLINAIVLQEAKGSSEIENIITTQDDLYKALTVNKSNVSPETKEVVNYRKAIFRGFEIVKKQGFLRVNDIVSIQQELVDNTAGVRSTPGTVLKNDKTGEVVYTPPQDKREIFDLLTNFINHFNEQEQDLSPLISLAILHYQFESIHPFYDGNGRTGRILNILYLILNELIDIPILYLSSYIIEHKSDYYRLLNQTNRTGVWEDWILFMLKAVEVTSLQTIEKISLIRQLLEQTVIRVQEHAPKIYKKELVELLFEQPYSKIDFVVNRLQVERKTASRYLKELEGIGVLESVKVGRETLYVNKGLIDILRG, encoded by the coding sequence ATGGGACAAATAGAACCAAACTATGTACTAGATAACCTTCCTCCAAAGAGAGAGAAGGTTGAAACCATACCAATTTTACGACAGGTAAATAGGGCAACGGCAGCTTTGGCAGAGCTTAAGGGTATTGCTAAGACGATTCCTAACCAGGCGATGCTTATTAATGCAATTGTACTGCAGGAGGCTAAGGGGAGTTCTGAAATTGAAAATATTATTACTACGCAGGATGATCTTTATAAGGCGCTTACTGTGAATAAATCGAATGTTTCGCCAGAGACAAAAGAGGTTGTGAACTATAGAAAAGCGATTTTTAGAGGATTTGAAATAGTTAAGAAACAGGGTTTCCTACGCGTAAATGACATTGTAAGTATACAACAGGAACTGGTGGATAATACGGCAGGTGTAAGAAGCACACCTGGAACAGTTCTGAAAAATGACAAGACGGGGGAGGTGGTTTATACGCCACCACAAGATAAGCGGGAGATTTTTGATCTTCTTACCAATTTCATTAACCACTTTAATGAGCAAGAGCAGGATTTGTCGCCTTTGATAAGCCTTGCCATTCTACACTACCAATTTGAAAGCATTCACCCTTTTTACGATGGAAACGGAAGGACTGGCAGAATACTGAATATCCTGTACTTGATACTGAATGAGCTAATTGACATTCCGATACTGTACTTAAGCTCCTATATTATTGAGCATAAATCGGACTACTACCGATTGCTGAATCAGACCAACAGGACTGGGGTATGGGAGGATTGGATTTTGTTTATGCTTAAAGCGGTTGAGGTAACCTCGCTGCAAACCATAGAGAAAATTAGCCTGATTAGGCAGCTACTCGAGCAGACGGTGATAAGGGTGCAAGAGCATGCTCCCAAGATTTACAAGAAGGAACTGGTTGAGCTGCTTTTTGAGCAACCCTACTCTAAGATTGATTTTGTGGTTAACCGCCTACAGGTTGAACGAAAAACTGCATCGAGATACCTAAAGGAACTTGAGGGAATCGGCGTTTTGGAGTCGGTAAAGGTTGGGCGAGAGACGTTGTACGTAAACAAGGGGTTGATTGATATTTTAAGAGGGTGA
- a CDS encoding head GIN domain-containing protein, which translates to MKITFKLILFALVLTFTSCIKEEFGPGDVTAVNRIGIGYFDKLKVEDGFQVEVVRGSHIEVVVEAPDGYQDNIHTDINGVGELCIFLDNAIMPQYVKHKRVLITMPLLRSITAWGGSEVYTTGIFNPSKFKIDADGGSYVETNIATDELSVIASAGSDVKPYGEAGILYVEELSGNSKLYGFRLLTSHSDLNLKGGSEAQVTAVNKLVVTASEASIVKYAGHPNIVHSLTGGSQLIDAN; encoded by the coding sequence ATGAAGATTACATTTAAGCTTATACTCTTTGCGCTCGTTCTAACATTTACGTCATGCATTAAGGAGGAGTTTGGTCCCGGTGATGTAACCGCAGTAAATCGTATAGGAATTGGCTACTTTGACAAGTTGAAGGTAGAAGATGGCTTCCAGGTAGAAGTTGTAAGAGGCAGCCATATAGAGGTTGTTGTAGAAGCCCCAGATGGCTACCAGGATAACATACATACCGATATAAACGGAGTTGGCGAACTATGCATCTTCCTCGATAATGCAATAATGCCTCAATATGTTAAGCACAAACGGGTACTAATAACGATGCCGCTGCTTCGCTCCATCACGGCCTGGGGAGGCTCCGAGGTATACACAACAGGTATCTTTAATCCATCGAAGTTCAAAATCGATGCTGATGGGGGCAGCTACGTGGAAACCAACATCGCTACCGACGAACTGAGCGTAATAGCTAGCGCTGGCTCCGATGTAAAACCTTACGGCGAAGCAGGCATCCTATATGTAGAAGAGCTCTCTGGTAACAGCAAACTCTACGGCTTTAGGCTGCTCACCAGCCACAGCGACTTAAACCTAAAGGGAGGCAGCGAGGCTCAGGTAACTGCCGTAAACAAGCTGGTAGTTACAGCATCGGAGGCAAGCATCGTGAAGTATGCAGGCCATCCCAATATTGTGCATTCGCTAACTGGAGGCTCTCAGCTTATTGACGCCAACTAG
- a CDS encoding superoxide dismutase, with protein MKKVLILVVSLALTFVAASAQEGQVKLKYSYADLEPYIDSTTMRIHYSAHHAAYATNLVKALESYPDLKSMPLMMLLRNIGTLPQPIQQAVRNNGGGVYNHNLFFDVLTPASKSVMPDELKQIIEKQYGSLEAFKKEMEKAALSRFGSGWAWLLVLPDGKLTITTTANQDAPFMDVALTEGYPIFNIDVWEHAYYLKYRNKRGDYLANLWKVVDWKQVYSNYLRAIGE; from the coding sequence ATGAAGAAAGTTCTTATACTCGTAGTAAGCCTAGCTCTTACTTTCGTTGCGGCAAGCGCACAAGAAGGACAGGTTAAACTGAAATACAGCTATGCCGATCTTGAACCCTACATCGATTCGACCACCATGCGCATACACTACTCGGCGCATCATGCGGCATATGCGACCAACCTTGTAAAGGCTCTAGAAAGTTACCCCGATTTGAAGTCAATGCCGCTAATGATGCTGCTGCGCAACATAGGAACGCTGCCCCAGCCCATACAGCAAGCTGTGCGCAATAACGGTGGTGGCGTTTACAACCACAATCTGTTCTTTGATGTGCTTACACCTGCCTCGAAAAGCGTAATGCCCGATGAACTTAAGCAGATCATCGAGAAGCAGTACGGTAGCCTTGAGGCCTTTAAGAAGGAGATGGAAAAGGCAGCGCTATCGCGCTTCGGATCGGGCTGGGCATGGCTGCTGGTACTGCCCGATGGTAAGCTTACCATTACAACAACGGCCAACCAGGACGCCCCATTCATGGATGTAGCCCTAACCGAAGGGTATCCCATCTTCAACATCGACGTGTGGGAGCACGCCTACTACCTCAAGTACCGCAACAAGCGCGGCGACTACCTCGCCAACCTCTGGAAGGTGGTAGACTGGAAGCAGGTGTACAGCAACTACCTTAGAGCCATTGGCGAGTAG